The sequence CACTAGATCACTACAAGAAAACTCGGAGGGAACTTGATTCTAGTGCAACAGGCAAGACTGGACAAATTCTGATTCATCCGCAGTATGTTGCAAAGATAATTAATGAACTTGCTGCAGATGATACAATCTTTACATGTGATGTTGGTACTCCCACTATCTGGGCGGCTCGCTACCTGCAGATGAACGGCAAGAGGAGATTGTTAGGATCTTTTTCACATGGTTCCATGGCAAATGCACTGCCTCAAGCAATAGGCGCCCAACAAGTATTTCCAGGCCGTCAAGTTATTTCTCTTTCAGGCGATGGCGGGCTTTCAATGCTTATGGGCGACTTGATTTCATTAAAACAGTTGAATCTACCTGTTAAGATTGTCGTGTTTAATAACGGAGCATTAAGTTTTGTAGAACTTGAGATGAAGGCAGCTGGAATACTCACATATGGTACTGATCTTGTGAAAACGGATTTTTCAAAGGTGGCAGAAGCTGTTGGAATACTGGGACTGCGCACCGAAAAACCAGAACAGATCAGGTCAACATTGATCCAAGCTTTGCGGCACAATGGTCCTGCTCTTGTAGATGTAGCAGTGAATCGCCAAGAATTGTTGATGCCGCCAAGCATCAACCTTGATGTGATAAAGGGTTTTACACTGTATATGATAAAAGCTGTGCTCAATGGACGTGGCGACGAAGTCATTGATTTGGCAAAGACAAATCTATTTAGATAATCATAGTTCTTCAAAGACAAAAAAATGGTTTATGAGATCCGCTGCTATTTCGTGGTGTTACCACAATTATGATTTTATTACCATGACTGGGATTGGAGAATGAATTACTACATCATTTGCAACACTACCGAGTAAAAGTCTCTTAAATCCAGTTTTTCCAGTAGTACCCATTATAATTAGATCAGCATTTTCATTTTCAGCATATTGTACTATTGCAGCTGGAACGGAGTATAGTTCCTCAGCTGTTTCAGTCTTTACTTCCACTCCATTTTCGGTGGCATTTTTTTTAATTTTGTTAAACCATTCTGCAGCCTCATCTTTAGCTTTTTTTAGAAATTCATCAAACCAGGCTTGTTTAGTGTAGGTAAAAGTAGATGCAGGGGTATAAAGAATATTAATAACAACAAGTTTTGCGTTGTCTTTTTTTGCCATGGTGATACCATAATCTGCGGCCTTTAGTGATATTTCAGAGCCATCTATTGCAACTAATATCTTTGAGAAAGTTCCTACGTTCATGAACTATCAGTACACATAACCTGTTAAAGTATCTATCCAAGAATTGCAGATTTGAGAAAAACGTTTTTAAAAAAATTAAATGATATTCTTCAAAGTGTAAATATGATTTTGTATCAGGACAGTTAAAAAATCCGTTATCCATGCACAAGTTTTCCAAACTATTAATAAGTTATCAAGCATAATGTATTAGATGGTTGTACCAAAACAGACCGAGTCTGTTTCACTTCGTCTTGACAAAAATACCTGGAACAGACTTAAAGTTGTAGCTAATAAACAGAAATTGAGTCCTAATGCTCTTGTAAGCCAGATATTGGATTCTCATCTTGAATGGGAGCTAACTGCAGCTGCTGCAGGATGGGTTGTCATGCCTAAACCATTTCTCATAGAATTATTCAAGATTGTAGATGGTGACACAATTGAAAAAATAATAACAAAATTATCTTCACGCATGGCAAAAGATATCTCCCTATACATGCGAGGAAAACACGATCTCAACTCTTGGATATCTTTGATACGAGCTAGATGTATTAGATCTGCATTTAATCTGACAGAATACGAAGATGAAACAAAACATGAACTCATAATGCAACATGATATGGGCGAAAATGGGTCATTATACTTTAAGACATATTTTCAAAATATTTTTCATGATCTTGGAGTAAAGACAGAATTTGATTACACTGACAATACATTGGTCATAAAAATAGAAAAGGGTAAGACATCATCATGGCATAAATGAGGCTGAAATTATCTTAAGCACAATAAATTGGATGCAATAAAATTAATGCACATTACTGCAAGCCTTTTTCTAGTTTCCTTGAGACTACACGATATGTTACAAAAAAACAATATGGTGAAAAATCATGCTTAGATCTTTGTTCGACCTAGGAGTTGATCAGATTATCATGATAAATGAAAACGGAAGAGCCGAAGAAATATTATCAAGAAGCACTGTAAACTTGTCTAGTCAAAAACAAGAAATTCTTCACATGAGTTTTAGGTTACACCATTCTTTGCTTCAGGATTTTGATGAGGAATATGGAAAGGTAGACTACTTAGTGGTCGAGAGAGAAAATGTCAAACTACTTTCAGTACCATTCTATTCATACAAACTACTCTCCATGATGAAAAAAGGTATAGATCACATGCGAATTATTAAAAAAATTCAACACATAGTGAATCTGAAATACGAATATCCACCTAAAAGTATTCTTTGTGAGGCCATAGTAAATGTCAAGTAAAAATATTAAAAAAATACTGGTTCCCCTAGATGGTTCTAAATTTTCCATGGAGGGCTTACATGAAGCTATCCTATTTGCAAAACAATTTGATGCAAAGATCACTGGTTTGTGTGTTATTCCACTAACACCTCCTGTTACCATGCCAGGATTACAAACACCCTTCAAATCATACATGACTGACGGAGCAGCAAAGTTCATGGCAGAAGCAACAAAGATAGCATCTCTCAATGGAGTAAACTTTCAAGGCAAACTGATCTATGGAGAAGCTTCCACAGAAATAGCAAAATTTGCCAATGATAAAAAATTTGATCTTGTTGTCATAGGTTCGAGAGGAAGAAGCGAACTAAAAGAACTGTTTCTCGGAAGCATATCAAATGCAGTTGTTCACAGATCCCAAGTACCCGTATTAGTGATAAAGTAGCATATCAGATGATCTGAATTTTCTAAAAATATGATAGGACTCAAATCCATAGCAACTAGGCAATACTTTTCATTTAATGCGACGTTCTGACTCGTCAATTGGATAATCATTGGCACTCATGTCCCTTGTCTGCATCAAGCCATCTTCATTAAATTCCCAGTGTTCGTTACCGTGTGTTCTCATCCACCGACCAGTATCCGCATCTTTCCATTCGTATTCAAATCTAACAGATATTTTATTTCCTGAAAATGCCCACAATTCTTTCATTAACTTGTAATTTAGCTCCTTTGACCATTTTCTTTTCAAAAATTGCTTTATTGCATCATGTCCACTGAAAAACTCTGTCCTGTTTCTCCATTTGGAATCCACAGAATATCCCTTTACTACCACCTCAGGATCTCGCGTATTCCAGGCATCTTGAGCTGCTTTGACTTTGGCACGTGCTGTTTC comes from Candidatus Nitrosotalea sinensis and encodes:
- a CDS encoding universal stress protein, yielding MSSKNIKKILVPLDGSKFSMEGLHEAILFAKQFDAKITGLCVIPLTPPVTMPGLQTPFKSYMTDGAAKFMAEATKIASLNGVNFQGKLIYGEASTEIAKFANDKKFDLVVIGSRGRSELKELFLGSISNAVVHRSQVPVLVIK
- a CDS encoding universal stress protein produces the protein MNVGTFSKILVAIDGSEISLKAADYGITMAKKDNAKLVVINILYTPASTFTYTKQAWFDEFLKKAKDEAAEWFNKIKKNATENGVEVKTETAEELYSVPAAIVQYAENENADLIIMGTTGKTGFKRLLLGSVANDVVIHSPIPVMVIKS
- a CDS encoding nuclear transport factor 2 family protein, which encodes MTVIKPPFTEETARAKVKAAQDAWNTRDPEVVVKGYSVDSKWRNRTEFFSGHDAIKQFLKRKWSKELNYKLMKELWAFSGNKISVRFEYEWKDADTGRWMRTHGNEHWEFNEDGLMQTRDMSANDYPIDESERRIK